In the genome of Aspergillus luchuensis IFO 4308 DNA, chromosome 2, nearly complete sequence, one region contains:
- a CDS encoding uncharacterized protein (COG:S;~EggNog:ENOG410Q1MV;~antiSMASH:Cluster_2.5), with protein MPHLVHHRRRHSWPYCGPGTQLRERRNLPLVIAEQQRQFEQQFLTPVGSEDLLEDDAASAGIVRSRTARPHRRWYAPWDTTSPSASGQVTDHHAGSGSGSLRKMIRPPLDKARSLFVLPTTTTTGESVLVSYWMPQGAPILPPSGSIAERGRVADVKTGAGYLSVERYHRRCHSEQPRSWKRPSATLWPLEEEQ; from the coding sequence AGCTACGTGAACGACGAAATCTGCCGCTCGTCATCGCTGAGCAGCAACGTCAGTTCGAACAGCAGTTCTTGACCCCGGTGGGGTCTGAGGATTTGCTCGAGGATGATGCCGCATCGGCGGGTATTGTTCGTTCCAGGACTGCCCGGCCCCATCGACGTTGGTACGCTCCATGGGATACAACTTCGCCTAGCGCCTCTGGGCAAGTCACAGACCATCATGCTGGATCGGGATCGGGCTCCCTCCGGAAAATGATCCGTCCACCTCTGGATAAGGCCCGATCACTCTTTGTGCTGCCGACCACGACCACTACTGGGGAAAGTGTGCTGGTTTCATACTGGATGCCCCAGGGAGCTCCTATTTTGCCGCCTTCAGGTTCGATTGCtgaaagagggagagttgCTGATGTTAAAACCGGAGCTGGATACCTGTCAGTTGAGCGATACCATCGGCGATGCCATTCGGAGCAGCCTCGGTCGTGGAAAAGGCCCAGCGCCACGTTGTGGccactggaagaggagcaatAG